In Clostridia bacterium, the genomic stretch GATTCAGCTGCGGTGCCGGTACGTGATGCGGCCGCGCGTCAGATCGTAGGGCGATAGCTCTACTGTAACGCGGTCGCCCGCCAGAATGCGAATAAAATTCATGCGAATCTTTCCCGACACGTGGGCCAGCACCCGGTGCCCGTTCTCCAGTTCCACGCGGAACATGCCGTTCGGCAGCGGCTCGATGACGGTCCCCTGCACCTCGATGGTGTCCTTGTCCTTATGAGCCATGCGCTTCGGCACCTCCTTCCGCGTCGGGCGACCCGACCAACTCCGCCAGCGCGGCGCGGATCTGGGCGTCGGTCGGACCGCGACCTTCCTCAAACGAAGCGGCCAGACGGGCGTCCTCCGCCGGCAGGACCTCGAGGTGGCGAACGTTTTTCCGCTTGGGGCGCCGCACCGTCCGCGTCGCGCCGTCGGCGACGAGCGCGAACCTCTCGTTCTCGAGGCCGATCACGACGTACGCCTTTCCGGCGTCGCGGCCGGCCCTCGACCGGACGATCTGCCCCACGCGGATCGGTGTCGCGTCGCTTGCCGCCCTGCTGTCCGTCGCCACGTCAGTCCACCACCGTAAGGATCTCGGGCCCGTTTTCCGTGACGGCGACGGTGTGCTCGAAGTGGGCCGACAGCGAGCCGTCCGCCGTGCGCACCGTCCAGCCGTCCGCCTCCATCCTCGTCTTCCACGTGCCGACGTTGACCATCGGCTCGATGGCCAGCACCATGCCCGGCTTCAGCCGCGGCCCACGACCGGGCGGGCCGTAGTTCGGGACCGGCGGATCCTCGTGCATTTGGCGGCCGACGCCGTGCCCCGTGTACTCCCGGACCACGGCGAAGCCGGCCGCTTCCACGACCGCCTGCACCGCCGCGCCGATGTCCGACACGTACCCGCCGGGCTGCGCCGCGGCGATGCCCGCCTCGAGGCTCCGCTCCGTGACCTCCAGCAGGCGCGCCGCCTCCGGGTCGACCTCGCCCACCGGAAACGTCCAGGCGGTGTCGCCGATGAAGCCGTCGAGCGTGACGCCGACATCCACGCTGAAGATGTCGCCCTCCTTCAGGACGACGTCGCCCGGGATGCCGTGGACGACGACGTCGTTCGGCGACGCGCAGATGGCCGCCGGGAACCCGCGGTAGCCCTTGAACGTCGGCCGGCCGCCGTGCCGCACGATGAACTCCTCGGCGATGCGGTCGAGCTCGGCCGTCGTGACGCCGGGCCGGATGTGGCGCCGCAGCTCCTGCAGCGCGCGCGCCACGAGCCGGCCGGCGGCCCGCATTTTCTCGAGTTCCCGGTTCGACTTCAGAATGATCACCGCAACGCCTCCAGCACGGACGCCGTCACCGCGTCCACGTCGCCGGTGCCGTCGACCTGGACGAGCAGCCCCGCCTCGCGGTAGTAGTCGACGAGCGGCGCCGTCTGCCGGTGGTACACGCCCAGCCGCTCGCGGACGGTCTCCTCGCGGTCGTCGTGACGCTGCACGAGTTCCGCGCCGCAGCGGTCGCAGCGACCCGGCTCGGCCGGCGGGTT encodes the following:
- the infA gene encoding translation initiation factor IF-1, with translation MAHKDKDTIEVQGTVIEPLPNGMFRVELENGHRVLAHVSGKIRMNFIRILAGDRVTVELSPYDLTRGRITYRHRS
- a CDS encoding KOW domain-containing RNA-binding protein, translating into MRVGQIVRSRAGRDAGKAYVVIGLENERFALVADGATRTVRRPKRKNVRHLEVLPAEDARLAASFEEGRGPTDAQIRAALAELVGSPDAEGGAEAHGS
- the map gene encoding type I methionyl aminopeptidase; the protein is MIILKSNRELEKMRAAGRLVARALQELRRHIRPGVTTAELDRIAEEFIVRHGGRPTFKGYRGFPAAICASPNDVVVHGIPGDVVLKEGDIFSVDVGVTLDGFIGDTAWTFPVGEVDPEAARLLEVTERSLEAGIAAAQPGGYVSDIGAAVQAVVEAAGFAVVREYTGHGVGRQMHEDPPVPNYGPPGRGPRLKPGMVLAIEPMVNVGTWKTRMEADGWTVRTADGSLSAHFEHTVAVTENGPEILTVVD